One Burkholderia gladioli genomic window, TCGGTCTGCGCCGCGAGCGTGCGCGCCACCACCATCAGCCCGGAGGTTTCCTTGTCGAGGCGATGGACGATGCCGGCGCGCGGCAGGCCGGCCGCCGCCTCGCCGTAGCGATGCAGCAAGCCGTTGAGCAGGGTGCCGCTCCAGTTGCCGGCGGCGGGATGCACCACCAGGCCGGCGGGCTTGTCGATCACCACCAGGGCTTCGTCCTCGTAGACGATCGACAGCGGCACCGGCTCGGGCGCGAACGCGAGCTGCTCGGGCAACAGGTCGGGCACCAGCTCGATGGTCGCGCCCAGCGGCACCGGCTGGCGCACCTTGGCCGGCGCGCCGTCGACGCGCACGCGCTGCTCGTCGATCCAGCCCTGCAGGCGGCTGCGCGAGAATTCGGGGAATAGTTGGGCGAGCGCCTTGTCGAGGCGCTCGCCGGCGAGCGAGTCAGGCACCACCACCACCCGCGGGGCCTCGTCGCCCGATGCGGCGCAGGCCGGCGCGGCAAGCGACTCGCCGGACAGATCATCGTCGAGCGAATCGCCCGCCGATGCGTCGGACGGGGTGGAGCTTGGGCTATAATCGTCGCCATTTGCCGTGCCCGGCCGGGCACGGAACGAACTTGAACGGGTCATTTAGACTGGGTCACCGAGACTGAAAGCTAGGACATGCGAGCCACATTCACCATGATGAATTCGACCAAACGCGTGGCAAAACCTGTGGCCGCGTGGGCTGCATTGGCCGCGGCCGCCGCGCTGATCGCCGGCTGCCACGGCTTGCCGCAGAAGACCGACGAAACGGCGACCTGGTCGAACAACAAATTATACTCAGAGGCTCAGGATGCCCTGAACGGCAGCGATTGGGGCAAGTGCGCGAAATATTTCGAAGCGCTGCAAGGCCGCGATCCGTTCGGCCATTTCGCCCAGCAGGCGCAGATCAACGTAGCCTACTGCAACTGGAAGGATAACGAAGCAAGCGCCGCCGACCAGGCCGTCGACCGTTTCATCCAGCTGCACCCGGATCACCCGGACATCGCCTATGCCTACTACCTGAAGGGGATGATCCACTTCAACGACGATCTCGGCCTGTTCGGCCGCTTCTCGGGTCAGGACATGAGCGAGCGCGATCCGCAGGCGCTGCGCGAATCGTATGACGCGTTCAAGATCGTCGTCGACCGCTACCCGAAGAGCAAGTACGCGCCCGACGCCGCCGCGCGGATGCGCTACATCGTGAACGCGCTGGCCTCGCACGAGGTGCACGCCGCCGACTACTACTACCGCCGCGGTGCCTATGTGGCCGCGATCAACCGCGCCCAGCTGGCGATCACGCAGTACAAGAACGCGCCGGCGATCGAGGACGCGCTGCACATCATGGTGCTGTCCTACGGCAGGCTGAACCAGCCGCAACTGGCCGACGACACCAAGCGCGTGCTGGCCAGCACCTTCCCGGACAGCCCGTACATCACGGGGCATGCCCGTCCCGGCGCGAAGAAGAAGTCCTGGTGGCAGTTCTGAGCCCGCTCGCGAGGCTGCCCCGCCGCGGGCGGCCTGCCGCGAGCACCCACTAAAAAACCCGGCCATGGCCGGGTTTTTTATTTGATGGCGAGACAACCGCCTGCCGAAGCGAGTTCAGGCACGAATGCCGCGCCCGCCCTCCTCGAAGAACTCGCGCACCACGTCGATCTCGCGCGTGCGCTTGAAGGGCGGCAGGCTCTGCCAGATGCGCCGACCATAAGGCTTGTCGACCAGCCGCGTGTCGCAGATCATCAGCACGCCGCGATCGGTCTCGGCGCGGATCAGGCGGCCCGCGCCCTGCTTGAGCGTGATCACCGCCTGCGGCAGCTGGTGCACGGCGAACGGGCTCAGGCCCTTCTTGGTCAGCGCATCGAGCCGCGCTGCCAGCACCGGATCGTCGGGCGGCGCGAACGGCAGCTTGTCGATCACCACCAGCGACAGCGCGTCGCCGCGCACGTCCACGCCCTCCCAGAAGCTCTGGCTGCCGACCAGGATCGCATTGCCGTAGGCGCGGAAGCGGTCCAGCAATTCGGTGCGACTCGCGTCACCCTGCACCAGCAGGGGCATGTTCCAGCCGCGCGCCTCGATGGTCTCGCGCAGCTTGGAGGCGATCCGGTCGACAGCGCGCAAGGTGGTGCAGAGCATGAACACGCCGCCGCCCGAGGCTTCGATGGCCGGCAGCGCCGCATCGAACACCGCGTCGGTGAACATCGGCGAGGACGGCTGCGGCAGGTCGCGTGGCACATAGAGCAGGCCCTGTGCCGGATAGTCGAAGGGGCTGGGCAGCGTCATCGAGCGACGCGAGCTGAGCCCCATCTGTGCCGCGTAGTGGGTGAAGTCGCCGCGCACCGACAGCGTCGCCGAGGTGAAGATCCAGGCGCGCGGCACGCCAGCGCGCTGCTTGGCGAAGATCGGCGCGACCGACAGCGGCGTTTCGTGCAGTTGCACCGTCTGCGAGAACACCTCGACCCAGCGCACCTTCTCGTCGGGGTCGTCGCGCTTCGCCTCGGCCGCCTCGCCACCCGCCGCCACCTCCTTCACGGTTTTCGCCGCGCTGGCCGCCGCCGCATCGGGCGCGACCCAGCCGGCCAGGATGCCCTGCAGCTCGCGCGCGCGGCGCAGGCAGGCGCCCAGCGATTCGGCGCGCTCGGCCTGCCCGGCCAGCGCCGAGGCGAGCGCGTCGAGCGCGGCATCGACATCGTCGAGCGCGGCGAACAAGGGATGATCCTCGCCGAGCTGCGCCAGCGAGACGCGCACGATGCCGCCGTCGGCGAAGGCGAGCCGCACGTCGCGCGCCGCACGCTCCAGCGCGGCGCCGAGCTTGACCCATTCCACCGCGTCGCGCGCATGGGCCAGGCCCTCGACCACGGTATCGCGCGCGAGCTCGAGCATCTGCGTGGTCGACAGCGTCTCGCCGAAGAACAGCGTGGCCGTCTCCGGCAGTTGGTGCGCCTCGTCGAAGATGATGGTGTTCGCGCTCGGCAGCAGCTCGGCCATGCCGGTATCGCGCAGCATGATGTCGGCGAAGAACAGGTGGTGGTTCACCACCACCACGTCGGCCTGCTGCGCCTCTCGGCGCGCCTGCATCACGAAGCATTCCTTGTAGTGCGGGCAATCCTGGCCGAGACAGTTGTCGCGCGTCGAGGTGACCATCGACCAGACCGGCGCCGTCTCGGGCACGCTGGCCAGTTCGGCCTTGTCGCCGCTGCGCGTGAGCTTGGCGAACCGGACGATCTCCTGCAGGTAGGCGGTGTCCTGCCGGGTCGGCAGGCGGCCGTTGTCGGCCGTGCGCTGCAGGTAGTAATGGCAGAGGTAGTTGGAGCGGCCCTTGAGCATCGCGATCGTGACGGGCACGGCGAGCGCGTCGCGCACGGTCGGGATGTCGCGCTGGAACAACTGGTCCTGGAGGTGCTTGGTGCCGGTCGAGACGATCACCTTGCCGCCCCACAGCATGGCCGGCACGAGATAGGCATAGGTCTTGCCGGTGCCGGTACCGGCCTCGACGATCAGGGTGTTGTCGGCGCCGTCGTCCTCGGCGGTGGCGGCGCTGTCGCCGCGCGCATCGTCGCCGGCCGGCGCGGTCTCGCCCGCCTGCAGCTTGCGGGCCGGGCGCTTGCGCGCATCGAAGATCTCGGGCTCGGGCAGCTTGCGCGCCGACGCCTCCATCGCGGCGGCCACCGCGCGCGCCATGTCGATCTGCGAAGCCCGCGGCCGGTAGCCGTCGAGCACGCGCGCGAGCAGGCCGCCCTCACCGAAGATCGCGTCGAGTTCATTGACGCGCTTGCGGCTCGGGGTGGCAAGGGGATGGGGGGTGTCCGCGCGCGAAGACGCGGCGGACGATTCGTCGCGCCGCGTGTCAGCGGGTGCTTCTAGCGGTGAATTCAAGGCAAGCGGTTCCTCATTTCCGGTGCCTGACGCGGCCCCGGCGCTTGCCAGGCCGCCCTCAGGCGCGCTGATCCGGTTCGAGCTGCGATTGCAGCATGATGATTTTGTCCTTGGCCAGCAGCTTTTCCTTCTTCAGCCGGTGCAGCGCCAGATCGTCGATGTCAGAGCGCATTTCCTTGAGCTCGATCTCGCGTGCCAGCTGACTGTGCTGCTCCTGCAGGGATACCAGCCGGTTGCGCAATTCCTGCTTCAGCTCTGCTTGACGGGTTTGCATGCTCGCCTCCTCAAAAGAACCGGCTCGACGCAGCGGCCTTCCGATACCGCTCGCGATTCGCCGGGTTGGCTGTCCGAACGAAATACCCACCCCTGGCTGTCTGGCGTGACGACGTGCGCGGCACGCCCTACTGCTGTTGTTGCTGTTGCTGCTTTTCCTTGGCCTTCTCGGCCGCCTGGCGCTGCCGCTCCTCGACATCGGCCTTGTGCTGCTCGGCCTCGCGCTGCTTGTCCGCGTAACGCTCGGCGTTCTGTGCCCGCTCCTGCGCCTTTTGCGCGGCCTGTGCGTGGGCATCGTCGAGCTTCTTCTGGAAATCGGCCTGCTTCTGATCGTACGCCTGCTGGCTGGCCGCGCGCTGCGGCGCGTCGGCGTCGCGCTGCGCGCGCTTGAGCTCGTTCTCGCGCTGCCTGTCGGCATAGGCGGACGCGCTCGCGGCCTCGCTGGCGGCGCGCTGCGGCGCTTCGGCCTGCTGCTGCGCGGCCTTCAGCGCGAGCTCGTCGTCACGGCGCTTGGCGCGCACCGCGCGCTGCTCGTCGTTCAGGGCGAGCTGCTGCTGGCTGATGCTCGAACGCTCCTCACGCATCGTGTCACGCGCTTTGGTCAGACAATTGTTGACGAAGAACTTGCTGTAGCAGTCATGCTGGGCCACGCCATAACGATAATTGTTTTCCGCCGTGCGCTGATCGAGCACTTTTTGGCGGGCATCGAAATCGCGATCCTGTGCCGCGGCGACAGTGTCGCTCGTGACGGCTGCATCGGACGCGGCCGCCTGCGCGGCGGCCACGGACGAAGCGGCGCCGAGCGCGAGGGCCAGCGCGGCAACGAGTAAACGGGAGATTGGCAACGTCGTAGGAAAGCTGCGGGACATGGGGCAAATTCTAACACCGCACCGCCGCCCTCGCGGCGGCGCCCCGATGCATTTATGGCAAAATGCCCCGCTCCATTCACCCGCCCGGCCCGGTTCGCCGGCCACGGGCGTTCCAGCAGGCCGTAGACGCACTCACTACCCATGACGGAAACCGTAGCACTCAAGATCGTTCAACGCATCGCCTCCGAACTCGCGGTCCAGCCGCGGCAGGTCGCGGCAGCCGTGCAACTTCTCGACGAAGGCTCCACCGTTCCGTTCATCGCCCGCTACCGCAAGGAAGTGACGGGCAATCTGGACGACACGCAACTGCGACAGCTCGAGGAGCGCCTGCTGTACCTGCGCGAACTCGAGGAACGCCGCGCCACCATCCTCGCCAGCATCGAGGAACAGGGCAAGCTGACCGACGAGCTGCGCGGCGCCATCGAGACCGCCGACAGCAAGCAGGTGCTCGAGGACCTCTACCTGCCCTACAAGCCCAAGCGCCGCACCCGCGCGCAGATCGCCCGCGAGGCCGGCCTCGAGCCGCTCGCCCAGGCGCTGCTGGCCAACCCGCTGCTCGATCCGCAAGCCGAAGCCGCCGCCTACGTCGACGCCGACAAGGGCGTGGCCGACGTGAAGGCCGCGCTCGACGGCGCGCGCGACATCCTGTCCGAGCAGTTCGGCGAAACGGCCGAGCTGCTCGGCAAGCTGCGCGACTACCTGCACGGCCAGGGCGTGGTCTCCTCGGCCGTGGTGGAAGGCAAGGAGAACGAGGAAGGCGAGAAATTCCGCGATTACTACACGTATTCGGAAACGCTCAAGACGGTGCCTTCGCACCGCGCGCTGGCCCTGTTCCGCGGGCGCAACGCCGGCGTGCTGACGGTCAAGCTGGGCCTGGGCGAGGAACTCGACGCGCAGGTGCCGCATCCGGGCGAGGCGATGATCGCGCGCCATTTCGGCATCGCCAACCAGAGCCGCCCGGCCGACAAATGGCTGTCCGACGTGTGCCGCTGGTGCTGGCGCGTCAAGGTCCAGCCGCACCTGGAAACCGAGCTGCTGACCAAGCTGCGCGAGGACGCCGAGAGCGAGGCGATCCGCGTGTTCGCGCGCAACCTCAAGGATCTGCTGCTGGCCGCGCCCGCCGGCCCGAAGGCCGTGATCGGCCTGGATCCGGGCCTGCGCACGGGCGTCAAGGTGGCGGTGGTCGATCGCACCGGCAAGCTGCTCGCCACCGACACGATCTACCCGCACGAACCGCGCCGCGACTGGGACGGCTCGCTGGCCAAGCTCGCACGCCTGGCCGCGCAGACCCAGGCCGAGCTGATCAGCATCGGCAACGGCACCGCCTCGCGCGAGACTGACAAGCTCGCCAGCGAACTGATCTCGCGCCATCCCGAGCTGAAGCTGCAGAAGATCGTGGTGTCCGAGGCCGGCGCCTCGGTCTATTCGGCTTCCGAAACGGCGGCCAAGGAATTCCCCGAGCTCGACGTCACGCTGCGCGGCGCCGTCTCGATCGCGCGCCGCCTGCAGGATCCGCTCGCCGAGCTGGTCAAGATCGAACCGAAGGCGATCGGCGTCGGCCAGTACCAGCACGACGTCAACCAGCGCGAGCTGGCGCGTTCGCTGGATGCCGTGGTCGAGGACTGCGTGAACGCCGTGGGGGTCGACGCGAACACCGCCTCGGCCGCCCTGCTGGCGCGCGTCTCGGGGCTCAATGCCACGCTGGCGCGCAACATCGTCGATTTCCGCGACGCCAACGGCCCGTTCCCGTCGCGCGAGCATCTGCGTCGCGTGCCGCGCCTGGGCGACAAGACCTTCGAGCAGGCCGCCGGCTTCCTGCGCATCAACGGCGGCGAGAACCCGCTCGATCGTTCTTCGGTCCACCCGGAAGCCTATCCGGTGGTCGAGCGCATGCTCGCGAAGATCAGCAAGCGCATCGACGACGTGCTCGGCAATCGCGACGCGCTGGCCGGCCTCGCGCCGACCGAGTTCGTCGACGATCGTTTCGGTCTGCCGACGGTTCGCGACATCCTGTCCGAACTCGAGAAACCGGGCCGCGATCCGCGCCCCGAGTTCAAGACCGCGACCTTCCGCGAAGGCGTCGAGAAGGTATCCGACCTGATGCCGGGCATGGTGCTCGAGGGCGTCGTGACCAACGTGGCCGCGTTCGGCGCATTCGTCGACATCGGCGTCCACCAGGACGGCCTGGTCCACGTCTCGGCGATGTCGACCAAGTTCATCAAGGATCCGCACGAGGTGGTGAAGGCGGGCCAGGTGGTCAAGGTCAAGGTGCTCGATGTCGACGTGAAGCGCCAGCGCATCGCGCTGACGATGCGCATGGACGACGAACCCGGCGTCGCCACCAGCGGCAGCCGCGGCGGCGCCGGCAACGATCGCGGCGCGGCGCGCGGCGGCATGGGCGGCCGGCCGCAGCGCTCGCGCGAGCCGGAGCCGGCCGGCGCGATGGCGGCGGCCTTCGCCAAGCTCAAGCGCTGATCCATCCCGGGCTATTGAGCTTCGAAGCCCGCAGGAAACGAAAAACCCGCATCCCCGGATGCGGGTTTTTTCATGGCGCGCGCACAAAAGAAAAAGCCGCGCGCTCGCGCGGCTCCGTCGAGGGCAGCAACGGTAGCGGCGCTCGGCGCCGCAGCCACCTCCAGCCTCAGATCTCGATCTTGGTGCCGAGCTCGACCACGCGGTTGGCCGGGATCGAGAAGAAGTCGGTCGGCTTCGCGGCGTTCTGGTGCATCCAGGCGAACACACGCTCGCGCCAGATCGACATGCCGGGCAGATGGGTCGGCACCACCGTCTCGCGCGCGAGGAAGAACGAGGTGTCCATCAGCTCGAAGGACATGTCGTGCTTGCGGCCGATGTCCTCGAGCACGGCCTTCACGTCGGGCGTCTCGTTGAAACCGTATTCGGCCTTGACGATGTACAGCCCGCCGCCCGCCTCGTGCACCGTCACGCGCTCCTCGTCTCGCACATAGGGGATGTCGCGCGTGATGAAGGTCAGGAACAGCGTGCGCTCGTGCAGCACCTTGTTGTGCTTGAGATTGTGCAGCAGGCTCACCGGCACCAGCGTGTCGCTGCCAGTCAGGTAGATCGCCGTGCCCGAGACGCGATGCGGCGGATGCGCCAGCAACCCCTGCAGGAACGGCGTGAGCGGAATGCCGTCGGCGGCGGTGCGCTCCTTGACGATATGGCGGCCCTTGAACCAGGTGGTCAGCAGGAAGAACAGCAGCGCGCCGATGCCCAGCGGCAGCCAGCCGCCCTGCGCGACCTTCAGCAAGTTGGCACCGAAGAAGCCGAGGTCGATGATCATGAACACGCCGATGATGGCGGCCACCAGCAGGCGGTTCCACTTCCAGACGTTGATCATCACGACACCGGCCAGCACGGTGGTGATCACCATGGTGGCGGTCACCGCGATGCCGTAGGCGGCGGCCAGGTTATCGGAGGACTTGAAGCCGATCACGATGCAGAGGATTACGAACAACAGCAGCCAGTTCACCACCGGCACGTAGATCTGCCCGATCGCCAGATCGGAGGTGTGCAGCACCTTCATGCGCGGCACGTAGCCGAGCTGGATGGCCTGGCTGGTCAGCGAATAGGCACCCGAGATCACCGCCTGCGAGGCGATCACGGTGGCCACCGTGGACAGCACCACCAGCGGCAACAGCGCCCAGTCGGGCGCGAGCAGGAAGAACGGGTTCTCGATCGCCTTCGGATTCTGCATCAGCAGCGCGCCCTGGCCGAAGTAGTTCAGCACCAGCGAGGGCATCACCAGCACGTAGGCGGCGAGCCGGATCGGGCGCATGCCGAAGTGGCCCATGTCGGCATAGAGCGCCTCGGCGCCGGTCAGCACCAGCACCACCGAGCCGAGCACCACGTAGGCCTGCAGCACGTGGGCCGACATGAAGGAGAAGGCGTAGTAGGGATTGATCGCCGCGATCACCATCGGCACGCGCGCGATGTGGTAGATGCCGAGCGCGGCCAGCGTCAGGAACCAGATCACCATGATCGGGCCGAACAGCTTGCCGACCATCGCGGTACCGTGGCGCTGGATCCAGAACAGCGCGATCAGGATCACCACCGTGATCGGCAGCACCATGTGGCTCAACTGCGGCGTCGCGATCTCGAGGCCCTCGACGGCCGACATCACCGAGATGGCCGGCGTGATCACCGCGTCGCCGTAGAACATGCAGGCACCGAAGATGCCGAGCGCCATGAGGATCCTGGCGGCATTCCTGCGCGGTTCGATCGAGCGCAGCGCCAGCGCCATCAGCGCCAGCACGCCGCCTTCGCCGTTGTTGTCGGCGCGCATCACGAACAGCACGTACTTGACGCCAACCACCAGCATGATGGCCCAGAACAGCAGGGAGATCACCCCGAGGATCGAGGCCTGCGTCAGCGGGATCCCGTGGGAGGGGCTGAACGCCTCCTTCAGCGAATAGAGCGGGCTGGTGCCGATATCGCCGAACACCACGCCGATCGCCGCGACGGCGAGAGCCTGCAAGGAGGAAGAGCGTGTGTTCGAATGGTTCGTGTCGGTCATGGAAGCGTAACGTTCCGTTCTGGGGTCGGAAAAACGAGCGCTATTCTAGACTGACCGGGTCGCAATGCCACCTCGCGGTGTTGCCGTGATGCGACGCGGCGCGGCCAGTGTAGCATGCGTCCCCGTTTAGACGGAAAGCGCGCCGGCAGACGGGGCGCCGGCGCGCAAAATGAAATCGGCGCCCATGGGCGCCGATGCGGTGCGCCGCGCGATCGCTTCGCGCGGCGTGTCGAGCGAGTCGCTTACTGCGCCGCCTCGTCGTTGCGCTGCGTATAGCCGCGCTTGGTCCAGGCCACCAGGTTGTGCGGACGCAGCGTGTCCCACTCCTCGAAGGGCTGGTGGATCCAGGGATTCGTCACCAGATGCTGGACGAAATAGTCGGGCTTGACCTTCGAGCAGGCCTTGTACCAGAGCACCGCCGAGCGCACCGCCGTGACCGACGGATAACGCTCCTTCAGATGCTGCTGGACACGTGCGAGCGTGACGCCCGAATCGACCAGGTCGTCGACCAGCAGCACGTTGCCCGACAGGTTGCCGCGCGTCATGGTGATGTACTGCGCGATATCGAGATCGCCCTGCTGGGTACCGGCCGCCTCGCGATACGAACTGGTCGCGAGAATCGCGAGCGGCAGGTCGTAGATGCGCGAGAGCTGGTCGCCCACGCGCAGGCCGCCGCGCGCGAGGCAGAGGATCTGGTCGAACTTCCAGCCCGATTCGTGCACCGCGAGCGCGAGCAGCTCGACGAGCCGGTGATATTCGTCCCAGCCCACCCAGAGGTTCTTGTCGTCGTTGCGAGGATCGGACATGGCGATCGGAGCGCCGTGATGATTCGTGGCTTGCGTCATCGTGCGGGCGAACCTCAGACCTTGAACGGATGACGCAGCAGGATCGTCTCGTCGCGATCGGGGCCCGTCGACACCATGTCGATCAGCACGCCAGCCACTTCCTGGACGCGCGTCAGGTAGGCGCGGGCCGTCGCCGGCAGCGCATCCCAGCGATCGATGCCGACCGTGCTTTCCTTCCAGCCCGGGAAGGTTTCGTAGACCGGCTCGCAGCGCGCCACGTCGGCCGCGCCGCGCGGCAGCAGGTCGACGTCCTTGCCGTCGATCTTGTAGCCGACGCAGAGTTGCACTTCCTCGAGACCGTCGAGCACGTCGAGCTTGGTCATGCAGAGGCCCGACACGCCGTTGATCTGGATCGAGCGGCGCAGCGCGGCCGCGTCGAGCCAGCCGGTGCGTCGCGGACGGCCCGTGACCGAACCGAATTCCTTGCCGACGTTGGCCAGCGTCAGGCCGACCTGGCTCTGGCGCGCGGGATTGTCCGCGTCGTAGAGCTCGCTCGGGAACGGGCCCGAGCCCACGCGCGTGCAATAGGCCTTGGTGATGCCGAGGATGTAGTTGAGCTTCTGCGGGCCGACGCCGGCGCCTGCCGCGGCCGCACCGGCCACGCAGTTGCTCGAGGTGACGAACGGATAGGTGCCGTGGTCGATATCGAGCAGCGTGCCTTGCGCGCCTTCGAACAGCAGGTTCTGGCCTTGATGGTTCGCGTCGTAGAGACGGCGCGAGACATCGGTGACCATCGGCTTGAGACGATCGGCATAACCGAGCATCGTGTCGAGCGTGGCCTGGAAATCGACGGCCGCGCCGCCGAGATACTGGGTCAGCACGAAGTTGTGGAAGTCGAGGTTCTCGCGCAGGCGATCGGCGAAGGTCTTCGCGTCGAACAGGTCCTGCACGCGCAGCGCGCGGCGGCCGACCTTGTCTTCGTACGCGGGGCCGATGCCGCGGCCGGTGGTGCCGATCTTGTCGGCGCCGCGGCGGGCTTCGCGCGCCTGGTCGATCGCGACGTGGTACGGGAGGATCAGCGTGGCGGCTTCGGAGATGAACAGGCGCGAGCGCACGTCGATGCCCGCCTCTTCCAGCTCGCCGATTTCCTTGAACAGCGCCTCGGGCGACAGCACCACGCCGTTGCCGATGTAGCAGGCCGTGCCCGCGCGCATGATGCCGGAAGGAATGAGGCGCAAGATGGTTTTCTTGCCGCCGATGATGAGGGTGTGACCGGCGTTGTGACCGCCCTGGAAACGCACGACGCCGTGAGCGTGGTCCGTCAGCCAGTCGACGATCTTGCCCTTGCCTTCATCTCCCCACTGGGTTCCCACGACGACGACATTGCGCCCGGGAGTCACATTCACTGCGCTGGCAGACATGTTGATTCGTTAGCTGGTTAAAAACGTATTCTACCTAGGTTCGGCGCGGGTTCCGAATTTTTCCGTTTCGCGTCAACGATATGGCACCCGAAACATCCGCGCCGCGCTTGTTTCAGCGGGTCTGGACGAGCCACGTGCCGCCCTGCTCGACCAGCACGCGGTCGCAGGCGAACTCGTCGAGCACGTGATCGTGCCCCGGCAGCGCCTGGATCACGACCTCGCCTGCATCGCGCAGCGCGGCCACCGCCACGCGCAGCGCCTCGTCCTGGCGCCAGGGCGCGAGGATCGCCGTGCCGCGTGCCTCGATCGGCGAGATCCGCGCGATTTCGCGCAGGTCCAGCGAGAAGCCGGTGGCCGGGCGGGCGCGGCCATAGGCCTGCCCGACGTGGTCGTAACGGCCGCCACGCGCCACCGCGTTCGGCACGCCGTCGACGTAGGCCGAGAACATCGCGCCGCTGTGATAGGCGTAGCCGCGCAGGTCGGCCAGGTCGATCGCGACCTCGGCGCCCTGCACCTGGGCCGCGAGCTGCGCGAGATCGTCGAGCGCGCGCGCGATTTCTGGCAGCGCCGGCAACTGACGACGCGCCTCGTCGATCACCGAGGCATCGCCGTACAGATGCGGCAGCGCGCGCAAGGCGGCGCGCGTATCCGGCCCCAGATCCTCGGTCAGTTCGTTCAGGAGCGGCACGTCCTTGCCGGCCAGCGCGCCGTACAGCGTCTCGCCACGCGCGGCGGCCACCGCGTCGCGCGAGAACAGCGCATTGAGCACGCCGGCGTGGCAGAGGTCGAGGCGGATCGTGCCGATGCCGCTCAGGCGCAGCGCGTCGAGCATCAACTGCTGCACCTCGAGATCGGCCTCGAGGCCGGCGTGGCCGTACAGCTCGGCGCCGATCTGGATCTGCTCGCGCGTCGCGTGCAGGCCGCGCGGCCGCGTATGCAGCACGTTGCCCGCGTAGCAGAGGCGCGTCACGCCCTGGCGGTTCAGCAGGTGCGCGTCGATCCGCGCGACCTGCGGCGTCATGTCGGCACGCAGGCCCAGGGTTCGGCCCGACAGCTCGTCGACGAGCTTGAAGGTGCGCAGGTGCAGATCGTTGCCGCCGCCGGTCAGCAGCGACTCGAGATACTCGAGGAGGGGCGGCATCACCATTTCATAGCCATACGAACGGAAGCGGTCGAGCAGCCTGCGACGCAGCTCCTCGATCTTGCGTGCTTCCGACGGCAGCACGTCGGCAATATTCTCGGGAAGTAACCAGGTCGACATCGTCACGGTCCTACGACAGAAACTGCGGCGCGCGCTGGCGCGCCGGATTTGGAATCGGATGGTGCAAATACCGGGCCTTTGGCGC contains:
- a CDS encoding potassium transporter Kup, translating into MTDTNHSNTRSSSLQALAVAAIGVVFGDIGTSPLYSLKEAFSPSHGIPLTQASILGVISLLFWAIMLVVGVKYVLFVMRADNNGEGGVLALMALALRSIEPRRNAARILMALGIFGACMFYGDAVITPAISVMSAVEGLEIATPQLSHMVLPITVVILIALFWIQRHGTAMVGKLFGPIMVIWFLTLAALGIYHIARVPMVIAAINPYYAFSFMSAHVLQAYVVLGSVVLVLTGAEALYADMGHFGMRPIRLAAYVLVMPSLVLNYFGQGALLMQNPKAIENPFFLLAPDWALLPLVVLSTVATVIASQAVISGAYSLTSQAIQLGYVPRMKVLHTSDLAIGQIYVPVVNWLLLFVILCIVIGFKSSDNLAAAYGIAVTATMVITTVLAGVVMINVWKWNRLLVAAIIGVFMIIDLGFFGANLLKVAQGGWLPLGIGALLFFLLTTWFKGRHIVKERTAADGIPLTPFLQGLLAHPPHRVSGTAIYLTGSDTLVPVSLLHNLKHNKVLHERTLFLTFITRDIPYVRDEERVTVHEAGGGLYIVKAEYGFNETPDVKAVLEDIGRKHDMSFELMDTSFFLARETVVPTHLPGMSIWRERVFAWMHQNAAKPTDFFSIPANRVVELGTKIEI
- a CDS encoding phosphoribosyltransferase; protein product: MTQATNHHGAPIAMSDPRNDDKNLWVGWDEYHRLVELLALAVHESGWKFDQILCLARGGLRVGDQLSRIYDLPLAILATSSYREAAGTQQGDLDIAQYITMTRGNLSGNVLLVDDLVDSGVTLARVQQHLKERYPSVTAVRSAVLWYKACSKVKPDYFVQHLVTNPWIHQPFEEWDTLRPHNLVAWTKRGYTQRNDEAAQ
- a CDS encoding adenylosuccinate synthase, whose amino-acid sequence is MSASAVNVTPGRNVVVVGTQWGDEGKGKIVDWLTDHAHGVVRFQGGHNAGHTLIIGGKKTILRLIPSGIMRAGTACYIGNGVVLSPEALFKEIGELEEAGIDVRSRLFISEAATLILPYHVAIDQAREARRGADKIGTTGRGIGPAYEDKVGRRALRVQDLFDAKTFADRLRENLDFHNFVLTQYLGGAAVDFQATLDTMLGYADRLKPMVTDVSRRLYDANHQGQNLLFEGAQGTLLDIDHGTYPFVTSSNCVAGAAAAGAGVGPQKLNYILGITKAYCTRVGSGPFPSELYDADNPARQSQVGLTLANVGKEFGSVTGRPRRTGWLDAAALRRSIQINGVSGLCMTKLDVLDGLEEVQLCVGYKIDGKDVDLLPRGAADVARCEPVYETFPGWKESTVGIDRWDALPATARAYLTRVQEVAGVLIDMVSTGPDRDETILLRHPFKV
- a CDS encoding ATP phosphoribosyltransferase regulatory subunit, with product MSTWLLPENIADVLPSEARKIEELRRRLLDRFRSYGYEMVMPPLLEYLESLLTGGGNDLHLRTFKLVDELSGRTLGLRADMTPQVARIDAHLLNRQGVTRLCYAGNVLHTRPRGLHATREQIQIGAELYGHAGLEADLEVQQLMLDALRLSGIGTIRLDLCHAGVLNALFSRDAVAAARGETLYGALAGKDVPLLNELTEDLGPDTRAALRALPHLYGDASVIDEARRQLPALPEIARALDDLAQLAAQVQGAEVAIDLADLRGYAYHSGAMFSAYVDGVPNAVARGGRYDHVGQAYGRARPATGFSLDLREIARISPIEARGTAILAPWRQDEALRVAVAALRDAGEVVIQALPGHDHVLDEFACDRVLVEQGGTWLVQTR